A region of Ferrimicrobium acidiphilum DSM 19497 DNA encodes the following proteins:
- a CDS encoding purine-cytosine permease family protein has translation MKKVSEAAVEEAGSLIETRGIDYIPESERWARPRDLFWMWAGALFNVEYVVYGALAMSFGLSFAQAVGIILIGNLSFFLLGLTSLQGPDAGTTTFTINRAAFGPNGSRLLALFNWLTQVGFETEGLALIVLAAIALFHQGGINAGTGLKLVFIIVAALIQLVLPLFGHGAILRTMRILSVPFLILFALMAGLSLGKLNVHSVAHGASWQVMFAVLAVIISTSGLGWTENGNDFSRYLPRSASKTKTVLWVFLGTAIPSILLMVLGAAIFTFVPSATNPISGLPQAFPAWFLTPYLLIAILQLFAINSLDLYSSGVTLQALGLKLSRLQAVVLDTVICAALTAYATFSNSFNTLLGDFVLFIIVWVAPWTAIYLVDWLLRRRRYDAHALQQERGGLYWSNKGVHWPAIIAQILGMLASLSAINTTIFVGPLSRASGGADFSVFTGIIVAAVVYWLLARNLGRPQTLEVESQA, from the coding sequence ATGAAGAAGGTATCTGAGGCGGCTGTCGAGGAGGCTGGGAGCCTGATCGAGACGCGAGGAATTGACTATATCCCAGAGTCGGAGCGATGGGCACGACCTCGAGATCTGTTCTGGATGTGGGCGGGAGCTCTGTTCAACGTTGAGTATGTCGTCTATGGTGCACTCGCCATGAGCTTTGGACTCTCGTTTGCTCAAGCTGTGGGCATAATATTGATAGGCAACCTCTCCTTCTTTCTGCTTGGCCTCACCAGCCTGCAAGGGCCCGATGCTGGTACTACGACCTTTACGATCAATCGCGCCGCCTTTGGCCCCAACGGCTCCAGGCTGCTGGCGCTCTTTAACTGGCTGACCCAAGTTGGGTTCGAGACCGAGGGGCTGGCCTTAATCGTACTCGCAGCCATCGCTCTGTTTCATCAAGGTGGGATCAACGCCGGTACCGGTTTGAAACTGGTATTCATCATCGTGGCGGCACTGATCCAGCTCGTACTCCCATTGTTTGGCCATGGCGCGATTCTGCGAACCATGCGTATCCTCTCAGTACCGTTCTTGATTTTGTTCGCTTTGATGGCGGGGCTTTCGTTAGGAAAACTGAACGTGCACTCGGTGGCTCATGGGGCAAGCTGGCAGGTCATGTTCGCTGTTCTCGCCGTGATTATCTCGACTTCTGGTCTCGGTTGGACTGAGAATGGGAATGATTTTTCTCGCTATCTGCCTCGTAGCGCATCCAAGACCAAGACGGTCTTGTGGGTGTTTCTGGGTACCGCGATCCCATCGATTCTGTTGATGGTTCTCGGGGCAGCAATTTTCACTTTTGTGCCGAGTGCGACGAATCCAATAAGTGGGCTCCCGCAAGCCTTCCCAGCCTGGTTTCTCACCCCATACCTGTTGATCGCCATTTTGCAGTTGTTTGCGATCAATAGCCTTGACCTATACTCCTCCGGGGTGACACTTCAGGCACTTGGATTGAAGCTCTCCCGACTTCAGGCCGTTGTTCTAGACACTGTCATCTGCGCAGCACTCACGGCTTATGCAACGTTTTCGAATAGCTTTAATACGCTACTTGGAGACTTTGTCCTCTTCATTATCGTCTGGGTTGCGCCTTGGACAGCGATCTATTTGGTTGACTGGTTACTAAGACGTCGACGTTATGATGCCCACGCTCTTCAACAGGAGCGTGGCGGCTTGTACTGGTCGAACAAGGGAGTGCACTGGCCGGCGATCATCGCCCAGATTCTCGGTATGCTCGCATCGCTGTCGGCGATCAACACTACCATCTTTGTCGGCCCGCTCTCTAGGGCGAGCGGAGGTGCTGACTTCTCAGTCTTCACCGGCATTATCGTGGCGGCAGTCGTCTATTGGCTGCTTGCACGCAATCTGGGTCGGCCACAAACCCTGGAGGTTGAGAGCCAAGCTTAA
- a CDS encoding histidine--tRNA ligase — MQAPRPMRGMRDVLPGEAGVRLHTLQVIREAYRQHGFFEIETPVVETMETLTSSGAGENEKLMFKVLKRGERLDAALAGTEDELADAALRFDLTVPLARFYSINQSKLPKPFYAMQLGPVFRAERPQRGRFRQFLQTDIDVLGDPSYLAEVQLLIAATSALHKIGLEGFEIRLNDRRILEFLLNKLEIPDDRFTGVMIALDKLDKQSVAEVVAELQAKGIAADQATHLVAVLGELSEASSLKALADLGVPKALIANLSAIQQHVTTSVRDVPVVFDPLIVRGIGYYTSTVYEIIHPKWSGSIGGGGRYDQLLARFGTDTPACGVSLGFERVVGLVEELGLMRETGARRLTVIFEPDHQTAEALSKARHFRREGYLVTLLAHQSGARSPMKRIALSAEELKAEGSVDSFYHFTVGVDEAPRLLIQ, encoded by the coding sequence ATGCAAGCGCCTCGCCCGATGAGGGGAATGAGAGATGTTCTACCTGGTGAAGCCGGAGTTAGGCTGCACACGCTCCAGGTGATTCGTGAAGCCTATCGTCAGCACGGTTTTTTTGAGATCGAGACCCCTGTGGTGGAGACGATGGAGACCTTGACGAGCTCTGGTGCCGGTGAAAATGAGAAGTTGATGTTCAAGGTCTTGAAGCGTGGCGAGCGTCTAGATGCGGCGCTCGCTGGTACCGAGGATGAACTCGCGGATGCCGCTCTTCGTTTTGACCTCACCGTTCCACTTGCTCGTTTCTATTCGATCAACCAGTCGAAGTTACCGAAACCATTTTATGCCATGCAGCTTGGACCGGTGTTTCGTGCCGAGCGCCCACAACGAGGACGTTTCCGTCAGTTCCTGCAGACCGACATCGACGTCCTTGGCGATCCCAGTTATCTGGCGGAGGTGCAGTTGTTGATCGCCGCTACCTCTGCACTTCACAAGATCGGGCTAGAGGGGTTCGAGATTCGTCTGAATGATCGGAGAATCCTTGAGTTTCTACTTAACAAGCTGGAGATTCCTGACGATCGCTTCACCGGTGTCATGATCGCACTCGACAAGCTCGATAAGCAGAGCGTGGCAGAGGTCGTCGCTGAACTTCAGGCGAAGGGGATCGCCGCAGATCAGGCTACCCACCTAGTGGCGGTGCTCGGAGAGTTAAGCGAGGCGTCGAGTCTCAAGGCTTTGGCCGATCTTGGTGTACCCAAGGCGCTGATAGCTAACTTAAGTGCGATCCAGCAGCACGTCACCACCTCTGTCCGTGATGTTCCGGTGGTCTTTGATCCGCTGATCGTCCGAGGAATTGGTTACTATACGTCTACGGTCTATGAGATCATCCACCCGAAATGGTCGGGTTCAATCGGCGGTGGCGGGCGATACGATCAGCTTCTCGCTCGCTTTGGTACCGACACTCCCGCTTGTGGCGTCTCACTCGGTTTTGAGCGAGTCGTCGGTCTGGTAGAGGAGCTTGGGCTAATGCGCGAGACCGGAGCGCGACGCTTGACGGTGATCTTTGAGCCTGACCATCAGACCGCAGAAGCGTTGAGCAAGGCCCGTCATTTTCGCAGGGAGGGCTATCTCGTGACTTTGTTGGCCCACCAGAGTGGTGCGCGGTCGCCGATGAAGCGTATTGCCTTGTCAGCAGAGGAGCTGAAGGCAGAGGGGTCGGTCGACAGCTTCTACCATTTCACGGTTGGAGTCGACGAGGCCCCGAGACTCCTGATCCAGTAA
- a CDS encoding S53 family peptidase, producing MKKRFTRHAVTLGAAGVLGIATMAMASPVTSLTASQALAPKVSVPGGLAPGIAAESTPTGATASTTQMRVSFILKGQNIASLQSKVDAGWTGPYLTPMEFAQQYGQTQQYVKQLISYLNSYGIQAQAMTDMLDVTSQGTAAEYQNALSVLFDNYEVPASSATVSSGPAASTQQVFAATHNPQLPSNLATNIEAVLGLTNYAPYQSLSIPGKAQVTPGSTAASGGTIPTGTAPSSQLPQAFEKQYHLTTVLNAGSQGQGQTMGIVTLASVNPKVPAYFWENVAHIAVLPNRLTLVNVDGGAGAVSLNNGSDETTIDVEQSGSIAPQAKIVVYQAPNTDYGFVDAFYQAASQNVAGSLSASWGESETAIQYTVAAGQESPGYAAAFNQAYLESAAQGQSVFVSSGDQGAYSPTGDIGTYNLGVDSPEDSPYVTSVGGTTLPGTQVYPITDKRGSVTGYEEVNIPKQLTWGWDYLWPMYQALGASSESAAAGGLIVGSGGGYSALFNGPSYQAGVGASGYSDYQFINPTSYQDISPTNLYLPTSFTLNPAPGLSTGTNAGFRATPDVAFNADPQTGYVAYDPQFVQPFGSALVDFGGTSFIGPQLNGVTAVYESSLGHRIGFWNPNIYRFAASSNSPFHPLDSNTVYSGPVYYSGRNHGKSLQITGEFTNTNDYYTGTSGAIYNPGSGLGYANLSKLLIDFAGVQQ from the coding sequence TTGAAGAAGAGGTTTACACGGCATGCTGTAACGCTCGGCGCCGCGGGTGTTCTTGGAATCGCGACAATGGCTATGGCATCACCGGTGACGTCACTGACCGCGTCGCAAGCGCTGGCTCCAAAGGTGAGCGTTCCTGGTGGCTTGGCACCAGGAATCGCTGCTGAGTCCACGCCCACTGGTGCCACGGCGAGTACCACCCAGATGCGTGTGTCATTTATCCTGAAGGGCCAAAATATCGCCAGTCTCCAATCAAAGGTTGATGCTGGATGGACAGGTCCGTACCTGACGCCGATGGAGTTTGCCCAGCAGTACGGTCAGACCCAACAGTATGTAAAGCAACTGATCTCCTACCTGAATTCGTATGGTATCCAAGCCCAAGCGATGACTGACATGCTGGACGTGACGTCGCAGGGAACGGCGGCCGAGTACCAGAATGCGCTGTCGGTACTGTTCGACAACTATGAAGTGCCAGCTTCTTCGGCGACGGTGAGCAGTGGGCCAGCCGCAAGCACTCAGCAGGTGTTTGCTGCAACACACAACCCTCAACTGCCCTCCAACCTTGCTACCAATATCGAGGCGGTGTTGGGACTCACCAACTACGCGCCGTATCAATCACTGTCGATTCCTGGCAAGGCACAGGTCACGCCGGGTTCAACTGCGGCTAGCGGTGGAACTATACCGACAGGAACAGCTCCAAGCTCGCAACTACCACAGGCGTTCGAGAAGCAGTACCATTTGACCACGGTGCTGAATGCCGGTTCGCAAGGCCAAGGACAGACGATGGGGATCGTCACTCTAGCAAGTGTGAATCCAAAGGTTCCGGCATACTTCTGGGAGAATGTAGCCCACATTGCGGTTCTACCGAATCGGCTCACGCTCGTGAACGTTGACGGTGGGGCTGGTGCGGTGAGCCTTAACAATGGCTCTGACGAGACCACCATCGATGTCGAGCAGTCTGGATCTATCGCACCACAGGCCAAGATCGTCGTATATCAGGCACCGAACACCGACTATGGCTTCGTCGACGCCTTCTATCAAGCCGCGAGTCAAAACGTCGCTGGCTCACTCTCGGCAAGCTGGGGCGAGTCAGAGACGGCTATTCAGTATACGGTGGCAGCAGGACAAGAGTCCCCAGGATACGCAGCCGCATTTAACCAAGCCTATCTAGAGTCTGCAGCCCAAGGACAGTCAGTCTTTGTCTCCTCCGGCGACCAGGGGGCCTACTCCCCAACCGGGGATATCGGCACCTACAACCTCGGAGTCGACAGCCCAGAGGACTCCCCGTATGTGACCTCTGTTGGTGGCACTACTCTTCCTGGAACCCAGGTCTATCCGATCACCGATAAGCGCGGAAGTGTGACTGGATACGAAGAGGTTAACATACCCAAGCAGTTGACATGGGGGTGGGACTATCTGTGGCCAATGTACCAGGCGTTGGGAGCGTCTAGCGAGTCGGCCGCAGCTGGTGGCCTGATAGTTGGATCAGGAGGTGGCTACAGCGCTTTGTTTAACGGGCCCTCTTATCAGGCGGGGGTCGGTGCCAGTGGCTACTCTGACTACCAGTTCATCAACCCGACCTCATATCAAGATATATCGCCGACTAACCTCTATCTGCCGACCAGCTTTACATTGAATCCGGCACCAGGACTGAGCACTGGCACTAATGCCGGTTTCCGAGCCACTCCTGATGTAGCGTTCAATGCTGATCCACAGACCGGATACGTGGCCTATGATCCACAGTTTGTGCAGCCCTTTGGATCGGCACTTGTTGACTTCGGTGGGACAAGCTTCATCGGTCCACAGCTCAACGGCGTGACCGCTGTTTACGAGAGTTCGTTGGGTCATCGTATAGGATTCTGGAATCCGAATATTTATCGGTTCGCAGCGTCTAGTAATTCGCCGTTCCACCCATTGGATTCGAATACTGTGTACAGTGGACCGGTCTATTATTCTGGCCGTAATCATGGAAAGTCATTGCAAATCACCGGTGAGTTCACCAATACCAACGACTACTATACCGGCACCTCTGGAGCGATTTACAATCCCGGATCGGGACTTGGCTACGCCAATCTATCCAAGTTGTTGATTGACTTTGCCGGAGTTCAGCAGTAG
- the pheA gene encoding prephenate dehydratase gives MDEPHRVRIAYLGPAGTFTEEALIEFMGTRPYDGIPRPTIEDVLTDVVIGSSDYGFVPIENSIEGTVTPTLDAMIFRFRLQIYAEYILPVRQQLIAAKGARLEDIHSVYSYSHALAQVGRFLRDRLPRAELHHTDSTAEAVRLVADAKSDAIAAIGPKRAAELYGLDVLIADIDDHAANSTRFLLLNNDTIPRPTGDDKTSIVCFQVEDRPGSLLSILAEIASRGINLTKLESRPTKTGIGIYCFAIDFGGHIAERHVQEVITDLNRYLGHVKFLGSYPAFVNQKHHSEANSTIDPLVGELLGQIESSRPTQ, from the coding sequence ATGGACGAACCTCACCGAGTGCGAATAGCCTACCTAGGGCCAGCTGGCACCTTTACCGAAGAGGCTCTGATCGAGTTCATGGGAACACGACCCTACGATGGCATCCCACGTCCAACCATCGAAGATGTCCTCACCGACGTAGTCATTGGCAGCAGTGACTACGGCTTTGTGCCAATCGAAAACTCAATCGAGGGTACGGTAACCCCAACCCTCGATGCAATGATCTTCCGCTTTCGACTCCAAATCTATGCAGAGTACATACTCCCAGTCCGACAGCAGCTGATCGCGGCAAAGGGAGCACGGCTAGAAGACATTCACTCCGTCTACTCATACTCGCATGCCCTTGCACAGGTGGGTCGGTTTCTCCGTGATCGACTCCCTCGGGCCGAACTCCATCACACCGACTCTACCGCCGAGGCAGTTCGGCTCGTTGCCGACGCGAAATCGGACGCGATTGCTGCGATAGGGCCAAAGAGAGCGGCCGAACTCTACGGACTTGATGTGCTCATCGCCGACATCGATGACCATGCAGCTAACTCCACTCGTTTTCTGTTGCTCAACAACGACACCATCCCACGACCTACCGGCGACGACAAGACAAGCATCGTCTGCTTCCAAGTCGAGGACCGTCCGGGTTCCCTTCTATCGATCTTGGCTGAGATAGCCTCAAGAGGCATAAACCTCACCAAGCTCGAGTCTCGTCCCACCAAGACCGGCATCGGAATCTACTGTTTCGCGATCGACTTCGGCGGACACATCGCCGAACGGCATGTCCAAGAGGTCATCACCGACCTGAATCGCTACCTTGGTCACGTGAAGTTCCTCGGATCTTATCCAGCCTTCGTCAACCAGAAACACCATTCTGAGGCAAATTCAACCATCGACCCTCTGGTTGGAGAACTTCTCGGGCAGATTGAATCATCTCGTCCAACCCAATGA
- the larB gene encoding nickel pincer cofactor biosynthesis protein LarB, protein MNENPTGGLRRGEFGWFDAGRRARIGIPEAVFAAGKGDAALVEMIEFALEGEGPVLVTRLDPERWGLIADRADWLAFPPIAEGEPYVTLVARPLPRTGPKRVAILAAGSSDRVMALEARAVLTALGVDSHLVLDCGVSALKRTLVALDETSDAEVYIVLAGFEGALATVVAASVAQPVIGVPTSVGYGVARGGETAMASMLASCSQGLMVMGIDNGFGAACAALRIVGTRST, encoded by the coding sequence GTGAATGAAAATCCGACAGGTGGACTCCGTCGTGGTGAGTTCGGTTGGTTCGATGCCGGACGTAGGGCGAGAATCGGGATCCCAGAGGCGGTATTCGCCGCCGGCAAGGGGGATGCCGCCCTCGTTGAGATGATTGAATTTGCTCTCGAGGGAGAGGGGCCGGTGCTTGTCACCCGACTCGACCCAGAGCGTTGGGGACTCATCGCTGACCGCGCAGACTGGCTCGCATTCCCTCCAATCGCAGAGGGGGAACCATACGTTACGCTGGTGGCCCGTCCACTGCCACGGACTGGGCCAAAACGGGTGGCGATTCTAGCAGCGGGATCCTCGGACCGTGTGATGGCACTTGAGGCACGGGCAGTACTCACCGCGCTCGGTGTTGACTCCCACCTCGTCCTCGACTGTGGTGTGAGTGCTCTGAAGCGCACTCTGGTCGCGCTCGACGAGACCTCCGACGCTGAGGTGTATATCGTGCTTGCAGGGTTCGAAGGAGCACTTGCGACCGTGGTTGCTGCATCGGTGGCACAGCCAGTGATTGGCGTGCCAACCTCAGTTGGCTATGGTGTCGCCCGAGGGGGAGAGACCGCCATGGCCTCGATGCTTGCTTCATGCTCGCAAGGGTTGATGGTGATGGGAATCGAT